Proteins encoded by one window of Enterococcus saccharolyticus subsp. saccharolyticus:
- a CDS encoding YitT family protein codes for MQAIFSFRTIRDIFVILLGTAIYGFGIVFFNIPNDLAEGGITGITLILRALFSIDPAISTLFLNIPLIIIGGRILGKRALYYTILGTVGLSFWLSFWQKIPLVIDLQHDLLIVALLAGVITGIGSGMVYKVGGTTGGSDVIARIVEKNFGISVGKSLLIFDVIILILSLSYINLNRMMYTLIFAYVFTKIIDSILDGGYSAKGILIMSDKNPEIAPLLMQQLERGLTYFNGEGGYSNQTKNIIYIVVSPREISEVKRIVHETDEKAFVSVINVHEVEGEGFSYLKPKNKLFSANKKA; via the coding sequence ATGCAAGCAATTTTTTCATTTCGAACCATTCGAGATATTTTCGTTATTCTTCTAGGCACAGCTATTTATGGATTTGGAATTGTCTTTTTCAATATTCCTAACGACTTAGCAGAAGGCGGGATTACAGGAATTACGTTAATTTTACGCGCCTTATTTTCTATTGATCCAGCTATTAGTACATTATTTTTAAATATCCCTTTAATAATTATTGGTGGACGAATTTTAGGTAAACGTGCTTTGTATTACACAATCTTGGGAACTGTGGGTTTATCTTTTTGGTTAAGCTTTTGGCAAAAAATCCCACTAGTCATCGATTTACAACACGACTTGCTCATTGTAGCTTTACTAGCTGGTGTCATTACAGGAATTGGTAGTGGAATGGTTTATAAAGTTGGGGGAACAACAGGTGGTAGTGACGTTATCGCACGTATTGTAGAGAAAAATTTTGGAATTTCTGTTGGAAAGTCATTACTAATTTTTGACGTAATTATTTTGATTCTTTCATTATCTTATATCAATTTAAATCGTATGATGTACACCTTAATTTTCGCTTATGTCTTTACTAAAATCATTGATTCCATTTTGGATGGCGGTTACTCAGCTAAAGGTATTTTAATCATGTCTGATAAAAATCCAGAGATTGCGCCTTTATTAATGCAGCAACTCGAACGCGGTTTAACTTATTTCAATGGTGAAGGTGGTTATTCAAACCAAACAAAAAATATCATTTACATCGTTGTCAGTCCACGTGAAATTTCTGAAGTAAAACGGATTGTCCACGAAACAGATGAAAAAGCCTTTGTTTCAGTTATCAATGTCCATGAAGTAGAAGGCGAAGGATTTAGTTATTTGAAGCCTAAAAACAAATTATTTTCGGCAAATAAAAAAGCCTAA
- a CDS encoding nucleotide pyrophosphohydrolase, producing MENQRSLASMQEEVDAYIQQFKSGYFGPLAQMARLTEEVGELAREVNHHYGEKSKKTTEAAKTVAEELGDVLFVTMIMANSLDIDLTEVFEENMEKFNRRDSYRFERKDGKQPAEDK from the coding sequence TTGGAGAATCAACGTTCATTAGCGTCGATGCAAGAAGAAGTCGATGCGTATATTCAACAATTTAAATCAGGTTATTTTGGCCCGTTAGCGCAAATGGCGCGTTTAACAGAAGAAGTTGGGGAATTAGCTCGAGAAGTTAATCATCATTACGGTGAGAAATCTAAAAAAACAACAGAAGCTGCCAAAACAGTCGCAGAAGAGCTAGGTGATGTTTTATTTGTGACAATGATTATGGCGAATTCTTTAGATATTGATTTGACAGAAGTTTTTGAAGAAAATATGGAAAAATTTAATCGCAGAGATAGCTATCGTTTTGAACGAAAAGATGGGAAACAACCTGCGGAAGATAAATGA
- a CDS encoding CCA tRNA nucleotidyltransferase, translated as MKLKVIPQEYQTALPILKKIEDAGFEAYFVGGSVRDVLLGHPIHDVDIATSAFPVEIKEIFPRTIDVGIEHGTVLVLDGDEQYEITTFRTESAYQDFRRPDHVEFVRSLEEDLKRRDFTINAFALKEDGEIVDLFDGLVDLENKVLRAVGNPHERFHEDALRMMRGLRFVSQLGFQLEAETFASIYENHALLEKISVERINIEFIKLLLGRYRQAGLEMFVETECYIYCPQLRRFGEGLLRFSELTDRQIEKEIHAWVLLIDQLGLAETEIRPFMKAWKCSNEIIRTTQAVFTGLQFRKTQMFTKQLLYTLGEEQAILTEELLPYFGLDNDVVAVQEQYHQLPIHSLHDLAISGHDLLAHVKRKPGKWMKEILTLCEQAVVEQVIPNEKKELLNYAAAAIEKKEC; from the coding sequence ATGAAATTAAAGGTAATCCCTCAAGAATATCAAACAGCATTACCTATTTTGAAGAAAATTGAAGATGCAGGATTTGAAGCGTACTTTGTAGGGGGGAGTGTGCGTGATGTCTTATTAGGCCACCCTATTCATGATGTTGATATTGCGACTAGTGCTTTTCCTGTTGAAATTAAAGAAATTTTTCCTCGAACGATTGATGTAGGAATTGAACATGGTACGGTTTTAGTACTAGATGGTGATGAACAATACGAAATCACTACGTTTCGAACAGAATCAGCATATCAAGATTTTCGTCGCCCAGATCATGTTGAATTTGTTCGTTCGTTAGAAGAAGATTTAAAGCGTCGTGATTTTACAATCAATGCTTTTGCGTTGAAAGAAGATGGTGAAATTGTTGATTTATTTGATGGTTTAGTTGATTTGGAAAACAAAGTTCTACGTGCTGTGGGGAATCCTCATGAACGGTTTCATGAAGATGCGTTGCGAATGATGCGTGGCTTGCGTTTCGTTAGTCAATTAGGCTTTCAATTGGAAGCAGAAACATTTGCATCTATTTATGAGAATCATGCGCTATTGGAAAAAATTTCAGTTGAACGGATTAATATTGAATTTATCAAATTATTATTAGGGCGTTATCGCCAAGCAGGTCTAGAGATGTTTGTGGAAACAGAATGCTATATTTATTGTCCCCAATTACGTAGATTTGGTGAAGGCTTACTCCGATTTTCTGAATTAACTGATCGACAAATTGAAAAGGAAATTCATGCGTGGGTTTTGTTAATCGATCAATTAGGATTAGCAGAGACAGAAATTCGACCGTTTATGAAAGCATGGAAGTGTTCAAATGAAATTATTCGTACGACACAAGCTGTATTTACAGGATTACAATTTCGAAAAACACAGATGTTTACGAAGCAATTACTTTATACCTTAGGAGAAGAACAAGCGATTTTAACTGAAGAATTATTGCCCTATTTTGGATTAGATAATGATGTGGTTGCTGTTCAAGAACAATACCATCAATTACCGATTCATTCGTTGCATGATTTGGCAATTAGTGGACATGATCTCTTAGCGCATGTTAAGCGAAAACCTGGAAAATGGATGAAAGAAATCTTGACGCTTTGTGAGCAAGCTGTGGTAGAACAAGTAATTCCTAATGAGAAAAAAGAGTTGCTTAACTATGCAGCAGCTGCAATTGAAAAAAAAGAATGTTAA
- a CDS encoding DNA/RNA non-specific endonuclease, with product MAKKKNNTPTNTVKGVLYSLVALLVFTATAGQIDLSKVDWSDPTTILDAFDDTPKQLANYPQLDALPEYDGTNIVVTLNDNHTTFTEQELSLANGPWQTFSPLDSLNRVGPANALLHKSMMPKEERGDISGVYPTGWKQKKLDDGKWLYNRSHLIAFRFTGENDNWQNLFTGTQQMNQKPMKEYEDKVANYLKETSNHVRYRVTPYFKGDELVPRGVQIEAHSIEDQGLCFNIFIYNVQDGYSIDYATGDSRKA from the coding sequence ATGGCAAAGAAAAAAAACAATACACCGACAAATACTGTTAAAGGGGTATTGTATTCACTTGTTGCGTTGCTTGTTTTCACGGCGACAGCTGGACAAATTGACTTGTCAAAAGTGGATTGGTCCGATCCAACAACTATTTTGGATGCGTTTGATGATACACCAAAACAGTTAGCAAATTATCCACAGCTTGATGCGTTACCAGAGTATGATGGTACAAATATTGTGGTGACACTAAATGACAATCATACGACGTTTACCGAACAAGAATTATCACTTGCCAATGGACCTTGGCAAACTTTTTCTCCGCTTGATTCTCTCAACCGTGTCGGGCCAGCAAATGCTCTATTACATAAAAGTATGATGCCTAAAGAAGAGCGAGGAGATATCTCAGGTGTGTATCCAACAGGGTGGAAGCAAAAGAAACTTGATGACGGCAAATGGCTATATAACCGCTCGCATTTAATTGCTTTCCGTTTTACTGGAGAAAATGATAATTGGCAAAACTTATTTACAGGTACGCAACAAATGAATCAAAAACCAATGAAAGAATATGAAGATAAAGTCGCCAATTATTTAAAAGAAACTTCCAATCACGTACGATATCGAGTGACACCTTATTTTAAAGGGGATGAACTTGTTCCTCGTGGTGTCCAGATTGAAGCACATAGTATTGAAGATCAAGGATTGTGTTTTAATATTTTTATCTACAATGTGCAAGACGGGTATAGTATTGACTATGCTACAGGGGATTCTAGAAAAGCATAA
- the rpmG gene encoding 50S ribosomal protein L33, protein MRVNITLECTSCKERNYLTNKNKRNNPDRLEKQKYCPRERKVTLHRETK, encoded by the coding sequence ATGCGCGTAAACATTACATTAGAATGTACTTCTTGTAAAGAACGTAACTACTTAACAAACAAAAACAAACGTAACAACCCTGATCGTTTGGAAAAACAAAAATATTGCCCACGTGAAAGAAAAGTTACTTTACATCGTGAAACTAAATAA